Proteins co-encoded in one Amaranthus tricolor cultivar Red isolate AtriRed21 chromosome 7, ASM2621246v1, whole genome shotgun sequence genomic window:
- the LOC130818207 gene encoding serine/threonine-protein kinase WAG1-like — MDDDTFYYSHDTDLDFSFTSTITDRTFASSSARSSLARSSLTLSFNERISTASSPSNHHHPNQIRPHRKHDPHWSAIRSAKNLSPDNRLHLHHLKLIRHLGTGNLGRVFLCRIKDYPNSNPNSYFALKVVDKDLISPKKLFDIQTESEILSLLDHPFLPTLYAHIEVSHYTCLLIDYCSGGDLHSLLRKQPNYRLPIQAVKFYAAEVLIALEYLHSLGIVYRDLKPENILLKEDGHIMLSDFDLCFKSDVVPKIHFGEFVVEPTGAFSKSCVGTHEYLAPELVNGNGHGNAVDWWAFGVLIYELIYGTTPFKGVNKETTLRNIASSRDMKFNALTEDDKEMLAVKDLIEKLLIKDPSKRMGSTRGAAEIKKHPFFNGVKWALIRSYRPPEVRGGLVRKSKSHVSGIHRRRKWWWKGLTFLLKKNKGSKVSHNYSSNSCGIVNNNNRSNYY, encoded by the coding sequence ATGGACGACGATACCTTCTATTATTCCCATGACACCGATCTGGATTTCAGCTTCACTTCCACCATTACCGACCGAACCTTCGCATCATCCAGCGCTCGCAGCAGCTTAGCTCGCTCCAGTCTCACGCTAAGCTTCAACGAACGCATTTCCACCGCCTCCAGTCCTTCAAACCACCACCATCCCAACCAAATTAGACCACACCGAAAACACGATCCACATTGGTCCGCTATCCGTTCCGCTAAAAATCTCTCCCCTGATAATCGCcttcatctacatcatcttaaACTGATTCGTCATCTCGGTACCGGTAATCTAGGACGAGTTTTTCTTTGTCGAATCAAGGATTACCCTAATTCAAACCCTAATTCTTATTTTGCTCTTAAAGTTGTTGATAAAGATTTGATTTCGCCGAAAAAATTGTTCGATATTCAAACTGAATCTGAAATTCTGAGTTTACTTGATCATCCTTTTTTACCTACACTTTATGCGCATATTGAAGTTTCTCATTATACTTGtcttttgattgattattgttctGGTGGAGATCTTCATTCTCTTCTTAGAAAACAACCTAATTACCGATTACCGATTCAAGCGGTTAAGTTTTATGCTGCTGAAGTTTTGATTGCTTTGGAATATCTTCATTCGCTTGGGATTGTTTATCGTGATCTTAAACCggaaaatattttgttaaaagaaGATGGACATATTATGTTATCTGATTTTGATCTTTGTTTTAAATCCGACGTCGTTCCGAAGATTCACTTTGGGGAATTTGTTGTGGAGCCCACTGGTGCATTTTCAAAATCATGTGTTGGGACCCACGAGTATTTAGCACCGGAGTTAGTTAACGGTAACGGGCATGGTAACGCCGTCGATTGGTGGGCGTTTGGGGTTTTGATTTACGAGCTGATTTATGGTACGACGCCGTTTAAAGGGGTGAATAAAGAAACGACGTTACGGAATATAGCGTCGTCAAGGGATATGAAGTTTAATGCTTTAACGGAGGATGATAAGGAAATGTTAGCCGTTAAAGATTTAATTGAAAAGCTTTTAATTAAGGATCCAAGTAAGAGAATGGGGTCCACAAGAGGAGCAGCTGAGATTAAGAAACATCCGTTTTTTAACGGCGTTAAGTGGGCGTTAATACGGAGTTACCGGCCACCGGAAGTACGTGGAGGGCTCGTGAGGAAGAGTAAGAGTCACGTGAGCGGGATCCATAGAAGGAGGAAGTGGTGGTGGAAGGGGTTGACTTTtttattgaagaaaaataaaggatCTAAGGTTTCACATAATTATAGTAGTAATAGTTGTGgtattgttaataataataataggagtaattattattaa